From a region of the Vanrija pseudolonga chromosome 2, complete sequence genome:
- the Ercc4 gene encoding DNA repair endonuclease XPF yields the protein MTSSAPARRHIPYLSFHKSIIREICRPQKDHLLIIAKGLGLRRIVCALLKTYDRKEDLVIVINANPGDEAGIGDELGIMGVREPGFRILTYEMSTKDREEMYRRGGLFSVTSKILVTDLLKGTVPVDLITGIVVLHAETVRAGSSEEFAVRLYRRKNQSGFCKAFSDEPEVFAHGLSPMKDMLVNLNMNEVMIWPRYNEAVKTALASRQADVVEMYQPMTDLMRRCQDAITECMEAMLVELKRDHSLNLDLEDLTVRNAQFKNFDTIVFMRLRPVWHKVGMKTKIHVQALAELRDLQTWLLEYDSATFAAYISTLQRQHFRAQKKTSGAAQYLHDWFNAKAAAHLVEASQLRVSRPRITIEGTASTLIPDGERHRESNTTTNGQTARDEHEEDMEAVRELEERRDAPMGGIPITEQDDDEVMYEFATQVETVPHNPGHHSAADDDDDVLHEATDAPPVFRPLVFSLETDLSSRVASRIRKGHEAVLEEQPKWALLARVLKEIEDTIARVSDSHADQPGTNTVLVMTSSDLTCLQLRQYLTTMMPTDPPFAPGGGRKMMETLYLSNWQHEKNGQRLSNPSRYTDGAAADQVAARSGLDEKRFAARGAPSYKRRRKRAGAPIGPGRSNEPSVKEDLFKELSAFEPGEDEMEDVQVQWALSESLREVGTSSTEPITVASSPPPLATDATSSLLARAGVIEEDDLNPRWKEWMLGQGMLEDWDTDYGLLAPEDAVIIRPYGGEDDDIMLQELRPRFVVMYEPNLAFIRRLEVYKNSNPGLPLRVYQMTYTNSFEEDRFLATMAREGEAFKKLIEDRGGMVIPIYNNNPRAPMRDTVTRARTTYSTRNAGGGESEKEDARIIVDIRELGAFLPSLIDGAGIHVIPATLTVGDYILSPKMCVERKALPDLEQSLANGRLHTQCESMSAHYEICILLIEFEEDKFGMRTKADAEREASGRQNSEPDNWQDTFYLQSKLALLALHFPRLRIIWSSSPHESVKILSDLKLNHDEPDELTAILKGTAGDEPDTVRPSVENAAAVEMLRSIPGISGHNVRHVMANVETIREFVSLSEEEVKRILGEENGAKAFAFMHGDGR from the exons atgacctcgagcgcgccggcgcgccgccacaTCCCCTACCTCTCGTTCCACAAGAGCATCATCCGCGAGATATGCCGCCCGCAAAAGGACCACCTGCTGATCATCGCCAAGGGGCTCGGGCTGCGGCGG ATTGTGTGTGCGCTGCTCAAGACATATGACCGGAAGGAGGACCTAGTGATTGTT aTCAACGCCAACCCAGGCGACGAAGCAGGTATCGGCGACGAACTCGGCATCatgggcgtgcgcgagccCGGCTTCCGCATCCTCACGTACGAGATGAGCACAAAGGACCGCGAGGAGATgtaccgccgcggcgggctaTTCAGCGTCACGTCTAAGATCCTCGTGACGGATTTGCTGAAGGGGACGGTGCCGGTGGACCTGATCACGGGGATCGTGGTACTACACGCGGAGAC TGTCCGCGCTGGCAGCTCTGAGGAATTCGCCGTCCGCCTGTACCGCCGCAAGAACCAGAGCGGGTTCTGCAAGGCCTTctccgacgagcccgaggtgtTCGCCCACGGCCTCTCGCCCATGAAGGACATGCTAGTCAACCTGAACATGAACGAGGTCATGATCTGGCCGCG CTACAACGAGGCCGTCaagacggcgctggcgagccgccaggccgacgtcgtggaGATGTACCAGCCCATGACTGACCTCATGCGGCGGTGCCAGGACGCGATCACCGAGTGCATGGAGGCGATGCTTGTCGAGCTAAAGCGCGACCACTCGCTC aacctcgacctcgaagACCTCACCGTCCGCAACGCCCAGTTCAAGAACTTTGACACGATTGTGTTCATGCGGCTAAGGCCCGTGTGGCACAAGGTCGGGATGAAAACCAAGATTCATGTGCAAGCGCTTGCCGAGTTGCGTGATCTGCAGAC GTGGCTGCTCGAGTACGATTCGGCAACGTTCGCGGCGTACATTAGCACCCTGCAGCGTCAGCACTTTCGCGCGCAGAAAAAGACGTCCGGCGCAGCGCAGTACCTCCACGACTGGTTCaacgccaaggctgccgcgcacctcgtcgaggcgtcCCAGCTGCGCGTTTCACGACCAAGGATCACGATCGAGGGCACGGCCAGCACGCTTATCCCCGATGGCGAGCGGCATCGCGAGTCCAACACCACGACGAATGGGCAGACTgcccgcgacgagcacgaggaggatATGGAGGCTGTGCgggagctggaggagcgaCGAGATGCGCCGATGGGTGGAATACCCATCACGGagcaggacgacgacgaggtaaTGTACGAGTTCGCGACGCAGGTCGAGACCGTCCCACATAACCCCGGGCACCACTCTGCCgcagatgacgacgacgacgtgctccaTGAGGCGACAGACGCGCCGCCAGTGTTCCGCCCGCTCGTCTTCTCCCTCGAGACGGACCTCAGCTCGCGCGTAGCAAGCCGGATACGAAAAGGCCACGAGGCGGTGCTGGAGGAGCAGCCGAAATGGGCGCTGCTGGCACGCGTTCTCAAGGAGATAGAGGACACGATTGCGCGCGTGTCAGATTCCCATGCTG acCAACCCGGCACAAACACGGTCCTCGTCATGACCTCGTCCGACCTCACATGTCTCCAGTTGCGGCAGTACCTCACGACCATGATGCCCACTGACCCGCCGTTCGCGCCTGGTGGGGGCAGGAAGATGATGGAGACGCTGTACCTCAGCAACTGGCAGCACGAGAAGAACGGCCAGCGGCTGTCCAACCCGTCACGGTAcaccgacggcgcggcggctgaCCAGGTGGCCGCGCGTAGCGGGCTAGACGAGAAACGTTTTGCCGCTCGAGGGGCACCGAGCTACAAGCGCCGTCGAAAGCGGGCTGGCGCGCCTATCGGCCCGGGACGAAGCAATGAACC CTCGGTCAAAGAGGACTTGTTCAAAGAGCTGTCTGCTTTCGAGCCTGGAGAAgacgagatggaggacgTGCAGGTGCAATGGGCGCTGAGCGA GAGCCTGCGGGAGGTTGGAACCTCATCGACAGAACCTATAACGGTAGCGAgctctccccctcctctTGCTACAGACGCCACATCAAGTTTGTTAGCCCGTGCCGGCGtgatcgaggaggacgatCTCAACCCTCGGTGGAAGGAGTGGATGCTCGGACAGGGCATGCTGGAAGACTGGGATACGGATTATGGCCTGCTCGCACCTGAAGACGCGGTCATTATCCGGCCATATGGCGGAGAAGACGACGATATCATGCTGCAGGAGCTGCGGCCGCGCTTTGTCGTCATGTACGAGCCGAACCTCGCGTTCATTCGTCGCCTCGAG gtATACAAAAACTCGAACCCTGGCCTGCCACTACGAGTTTATCAAATGACATACACCAACTCGTTTGAGGAGGACCGCTTCCTCGCGACGATGGCGCGCGAAGGGGAAGCGTTCAAGAAGCTGATTGAAGACCGAGGA GGCATGGTCATCCCGATATACAACAACAATCCCCGTGCGCCGATGCGGGACACGGTTACGCGTGCGCGCACGACGTATTCTACGCGTAatgctggcggcggcgagtcggagaaggaggacgcgAGG ATCATCGTCGATATCCGAGAACTGGGCGCgttcctcccctccctcattgacggcgccggcatcCATGTCATCCCTGCGACGCTTACCGTCGGCGACTACATCCTCTCGCCCAAGATGTGTGTCGAACGCAAGGCGCTGCCTGATTTGGAGCAGAGTTTGGCGAACGGGCGATT GCACACTCAATGCGAAAGTATGAGTGCGCATTATGAGATCTGCATCCTTCTTATCGAGTTTGAGGAGGACAAGTTTGGAATGCGC ACAAAagccgatgccgagcgcgaggcctCTGGCCGTCAAAACAGCGAACCCGATAACTGGCAGGACACATTCTACCTGCAGTCCAagcttgcccttcttgcgCTCCACTTCCCTCGCCTGCGCATCAtttggtcgtcgtcgccgcacgAATCGGTCAAGATCCTGTccgacctcaagctcaaccacgacgagcccgacgagctTACAGCCATCCTCAAGGGCACTGCGGGCGATGAACCCGACACTGTGCGCCCGAGCGTCGAGAATGCGGCCGCAGTGGAGATGCTGCGTTCTATTCCGGGCATCTCAGGACACAATGTGCGCCATGTCATGGCCAACGTCGAGACGATCCGCGAGTTTGTGAGCctgagcgaggaggaggtgaaGCGTATCCTCGGGGAGGAGAATGGGGCCAAGGCGTTTGCATTTATGCATGGTGACGGGCGGTGA
- the PA1727_2 gene encoding putative signaling protein → MRPSPVASSSRLPIPPPTLAPAPPSTARRRVRRRTAAALVLALAAPQLAFASPVLHRPDGGPSHDPSTRTDPRNDSLFASTVLFSLQLLQDVARYAGNLWHGAGATPHTKKRWAQVDLARYSTSGRIALPGGHFELQQRMNAGFVVLSYLISLVGSLCTLELLIRRTSNRGVSNIVLLAAAGICFGAVSTFAMHFVGNQSLSLHHPTTADFPILYLSYSGGYTVLSLVASCSAMTLAFFIMGTNIRFRDWRTWPWVPGSSERRRQEGLVPRDDYARWKMQKSKIRKSANVSTIFAQAGMVASWSLMESPRAQRAPRSWRDLFNPRSMSTPESPDRAASITSLGDDEDDMVKRDKELGELDFRLGRGAVREEMERRQMRTDSPQSEETPTASTNNSISMPPTLALSPLAAYYPTTATRPEPEPQPPQEDEKAGDVFAPGYSFPPRFGVVDNDSKTHLLPRPDPVAERSWHTAVNAQPVAPIYLPSSTPAVTARRASLPAISPLPPPRPAVTLSRIQSLPEADHEQPVPHVPTIQQAKSAASHHSSSHSSEGGKDDPNNHSSSSDETMSTNQFTRLENIPYDEEADEIKPLSWRETLRSKVQQNIPLTRLEKVERFLGLDVVTWGDVIKMAVTGMIAGWGVAGMHYIGQVSINDIPYIAYRVGYVVGSVIIASGAVIIALYIMFIMLRPKLKHSWLSKIGVAVILAGAVCGMHYTAMKGTIYGWPNDRNPNNSSAMSGTKRAITGLVSALAFAACIGVASFVGINSIRDRKERARRRRVVVASVLIDDQDRILVSAIDGLLPMCDIASLTPADAIGKKKGKRYSRGAPSMTSSSGESSALGVDLTTGNDAFVQAMKMSWSWRNPFWSSLNPFASRSDLDGGSGGGPFAQLVPPDSLKDVALKEAHTPTVPHRSSVVTTTGAESTVSSVVPRLSIARFLEKFAVSATQLSVRLTGQQEGISRLGVLYDQILTTGWVRLGNGEATVSKGQLIFLVRRVTSSQERSDLLSRHFIFAEPNAVATSLHKTLSAPYDHVMPMLEDMRTFCEGTMRMSLRANTLYAGVAIVQATPFDGLRIMLDQSNRSQLPMREVCTFSTLPGLPVNVAEGLAGTLEEIGDAVTWLEGMSLLSVVTRNMSPEGTRVGGPRVGRLLAALERAVVPMLDQLLSQDDMAYILPRLTLHPVLVPLTPAAPPRIGTPGWAAPHVIVFYANYDVAVNTFADKWLPFSLYRAQHECVMAPKIDGINRAIEAAALRSPPTETLGLSPGLSVPSPDPSKYHYARRPSKVQFEVPSESGLATYTFPPKEGGGGGAATLSLPPLSPTAVFTGSSAAAPFPFSSRDRAPPRRSSLAKTLMRDDGEPGRSSRDMRTPGIASWDPNWLVHLLRTRLRADA, encoded by the exons ATGCGCCCATCACCGGTCGCATCGTCCTCGCGGCTGCCAATACCGCCGCccacgctggcgccggcgcccccctcgacggcgcggcggcgggtgagGCGAAGAACGGCAGCAgccctcgtccttgcgctcgcggcgccgcaaCTCGCGTTCGCGTCGCCGGTGCTCCACCGCCCGGACGGCGGACCAAGCCACGACCCAAGTACGCGTACCGACCCACGCAACGATAGCTTGTTCGCCTCGACTGTCCTGTTTAGTCTTCAGCTCCTCCAGGATGTGGCGCGGTACGCTGGCAATCTGTGGCATGGAGCCGGAGCTACACCGCACACAAAGAAGCGCTGGGCACAGGTCGACCTTGCGCGCTACAGCACTTCAGGCCGGATCGCCCTCCCTGGGGGCCATTTCGAGCTCCAACAAAGGATGAACGCCGGCTTTGTCGTCCTGTCCTATCTCATTTCCCTCGTCGGATCGCTATGCACATTGGAGCTGCTGATCAGGCGAACGTCGAACCGCGGCGTATCCAACATTGTCCtcctggcagcggcgggcatCTGCTTTGGCGCAGTTTCGACCTTTGCCATGCACTTTGTCGGCAACCAGTCGCTGTCGCTTCACcacccgacgacggccgacTTTCCCATCCTCTACCTCTCCTACTCGGGCGGTTACACGGTGTtgtcgctcgtcgcgtcgtgcagcGCCATGACGTTGGCCTTCTTTATCATGGGCACCAACATTCGTTTCCGCGACTGGCGCACCTGGCCATGGGTGCCGGGAAGCAgcgagaggcggcggcaagagGGCCTCGTTCCGCGCGACGACTATGCGCGATGGAAGATGCAAAAGTCCAAGATTCGCAAGTCGGCAAACGTCTCCACAATCTTCGCCCAGGCAGGCATGGTCGCATCCTGGTCGTTGATGGAGTCTCCGCGCGCCCAACGCGCACCTCGCAGCTGGCGGGACTTGTTCAACCCGCGCAGCATGTCCACTCCAGAGTCACCAGACAGAGCCGCAAGCATCACGTCcttgggcgacgacgaggacgacatggTCAAACGcgacaaggagctcggcgagctcgactttaggcttggccgcggcgccgtgcgcgaggagatggagCGGCGCCAGATGCGCACAGACTCGCCCCAGTCCGAAGAGACACCGACAGCGTCGACCAACAACTCGATCAGCATGCCCCCAACGCTTGCGCTATCGCCATTGGCAGCATACTACCCGACAACGGCAACGCGACCGGAACCTGAACCTCAGCCTCCCCAGGAGGACGAAAAGGCAGGCGATGTGTTTGCACCCGGGTACTCGTTCCCTCCCAGATTCGGTGTCGTTGACAACGACTCGAAGactcacctcctcccgcGGCCAGACCCTGTGGCAGAGCGATCATGGCACACCGCAGTTAATGCACAGCCAGTCGCGCCCATATACCTtccgtcgtcgacaccggCGGTGacagcgaggcgagcgtcgTTGCCGGCCATCTCGCCCCTgccaccgccccgcccggcGGTCACGCTGTCGCGTATTCAGAGTCTCCCAGAAGCGGACCACGAGCAGCCGGTTCCACATGTGCCAACAATCCAGCAAGCCAAGAGTGCTGCGTCGCACCACTCGTCGAGCCACTCATCAGAaggcggcaaggacgaccCCAACAACcacagctcgagctcggacgaAACAATGTCAACCAACCAGTTTACGCGGCTGGAAAACATCCCATATGACGAAGAGGCCGACGAGATCAAGCCCCTCAGCTGGCGCGAGACTCTCCGCAGCAAGGTGCAACAGAACATTCCTCTTACCCGGCTGGAGAAGGTGGAAcgcttcctcggcctcgacgtggTGACCTGGGGCGATGTCATCAAGATGGCTGTCACCGGCATGATTGCTGGATGGGGTGTGGCTGGAATGC ACTATATCGGCCAAGTCTCCATCAACGACATCCCGTACATTGCCTACCGCGTGGGCTATGTCGTTGGGTCCGTCATCATTGCCTCTGGAGCCGTCATCATCGCCCTGTACATCATGTTCATCATGCTCCGACCAAAGCTCAAGCACTCGTGGTTGTCCAAGATTGGCGTGGCTGTCAttctcgccggcgccgtctgTGGCATGCACTACACTGCCATGAAGGGGACCATTTACGGCTGGCCCAACGACCGCAACCCGAACAACTCGAGCGCCATGAGCGGCACCAAGCGAGCCATCACCGGTTTAGTTTCCGCCCTCGCCTTTGCCGCGTgcatcggcgtcgccagCTTTGTCGGCATCAACTCGATCCGTGATCGCAAGgagcgtgcccgccgccgtcgcgtggtcgtcgcgtcAGTCCTCATCGACGACCAGGACCGCATCCTGGTCAGCGCCATCGACGGCCTCTTGCCCATGTGCGACATTGCGTCGCTCACCCCGGCCGATGCCATCGGaaagaagaagggcaagcgGTACAGCCGTGGAGCTCCGAGCATGACAAGTTCGTCGGGGGAATCGTctgcgcttggcgtcgacctcaCCACTGGGAACGACGCATTTGTGCAGGCGATGAAGATGTCGTGGTCTTGGAGGAACCCATTCTGGTCCTCTTTGAACCCATTCGCATCGCGCTCCGATCTCGATGGTGGTAGCGGCGGTGGTCCGTTTGCCCAGCTCGTCCCGCCTGACAGCCTCAAAGACGTTGCTCTCAAGGAGGCTCATACCCCCACTGTTCCACACCGCAGCTCAGTGGTTACTACtaccggcgccgagtcgaccgtCTCGAGCGTGGTCCCCCGCCTCAGCATTGCGCGGTTCCTCGAAAAGTTTGCCGTGTCCGCCACACAGCTATCCGTGCGCCTCACCGGACAACAGGAGGGTATCAGCCGACTCGGTGTGCTCTACGACCAGATCCTCACCACCGGCTGGGTTCGCCTCGGTAATGGTGAGGCCACCGTGTCCAAGGGCCAGCTCATCTTCCTTGTGCGACGCGTCACATCGTCGCAGGAGCGATCCGACCTCTTATCTCGCCACTTCATCTTTGCCGAGcccaacgccgtcgccacgTCGCTACACAAGACTCTGTCTGCCCCGTACGACCACGTCATGCCCATGCTCGAGGACATGCGCACATTCTGCGAAGGCACCATGCGCATGAGCTTGCGGGCCAACACGCTGTACGCTGGCGTTGCCATTGTCCAAGCCACACCCTTTGACGGCCTGCGCATCATGCTCGACCAGAGCAACCGATCGCAGCTGCCAATGCGCGAGGTGTGTACCTTCTCAACCCTCCCTGGGCTTCCTGTCAATGTCGCAGAAGGCTTGGCAGGgacgctcgaggagattgGTGATGCGGTCACTTGGCTCGAGGGCATGAGCTTGCTTTCGGTCGTGACTCGCAACATGTCGCCCGAAGGTACCAGAGTCGGAGGTCCGCGTGTGGGCCGCCTGTTAGCTGCACTGGAACGTGCGGTAGTGCCAATGCTCGATCAGCTCCTGTCCCAGGACGACATGGCCTACATTCTGCCCCGCCTGACTCTTCACCCGGTTCTCGTACCCCTGacgcctgctgcgccgccacgcaTCGGCACTCCTGGCTGGGCAGCGCCACACGTCATTGTGTTTTACGCCAACTACGACGTGGCAGTCAACACGTTTGCCGACAAGTGGCTGCCGTTCTCGCTGTACCGTGCCCAGCACGAGTGCGTCATGGCCCCGAAGATTGACGGTATCAACCGAGCCAttgaggccgccgcgctccgctcACCACCGACGGAGACGCTTGGGCTCTCGCCAGGGCTGTCGGTTCCGTCACCGGACCCGTCCAAGTACCACTAtgctcgccgccccagcAAAGTACAGTTTGAGGTGCCCTCAGAGTCGGGCTTGGCGACGTATACCTTCCCTCCGAAagagggcggtggtggtggtgctgcgaCGCTATCACTCCCTCCCTTGTCTCCGACTGCGGTGTTTACAGGCAGCAGTGCGGCGGCACCATTCCCATTCTCGAGCCGCGACCGggcgccacctcggcggtcgtcgctcgccaagacgctcatgcgcgacgacggcgaacCGGGGCGGTCTTCGCGTGACATGCGGACGCCGGGCATCGCCTCGTGGGACCCGAACTGGCTCGTCCATCTCCTCCGAACTCGTCTGCGAGCGGATGCCTAG
- the PPS1 gene encoding Dual specificity protein phosphatase PPS1, whose amino-acid sequence MSVVMPLPPAPAPRYAFSRSSTPGAGARGSSPTPPSSARLHSRPATPPPGSSALLPGSGSGLNGLPAHLLATSNGLQALHTISAPPTPINTTHLVPLPPATPPLSPLAAPGMERCRSSEAVLSHGHHHTRNNHTHAAARDTASGSMSVDTTPRKAHHLLFPTGALPPIDLSSAQVEDEKQEEHDDAEVVDEDENQVDIAAAAEAAVAARDASEIAPDERMDIDEVEVPIPELGRPTSDESAVWGMPKWGLEDERPQVRPGVRLVGMEELPALVERHSLLDTPSQVLFPWLHGIADDGAKGREMGAFFGYGPPFEPPPYRGLSVVLAPPHPLDRTVHSPTGTVHEQPRPAPQRIPADGILSSSSSGSYKSNGGATTDSSSPTTTAESLAPHTPTSTLVKLSEGLVVVAEVDSDGDNEVTEADVAMHPCESKRVSPLVGSMTLPLSPGAAATARLESPPEAILDDGSESDSDSFMSEEETRPTSILLNAVHAQDIFELPMFPSQPGRRPSYARTPSDQTGHSRPAGHFRLPRLPNQINLRNLHIQQIKYASVSDIIIYTRNGVGPGVLEIAEAVANAQDELYQQRLHEFYEHFSGRGEGEGLDRPVKYGVWVLVEPFAKLERFCPQFVNIDSEGNQTQNSRQVDLFEREAYESRAMTRATQVLDGFWVGNDTDVPGGADDGAGTQVPFELCVKASECSDMPSTATLAMTYRQLVALDRSRQSSESESSWSSSPATLALRNLLSPSGSSQPTPALPEPRTSILGTSPDESHIYAQQHAAENHYVALECAGSCRTITGQMRNLATMTEKVLELISFLRKVVEGRDKTGVKRLVLVHCQDGYTESSIVVLSYIMSALGVSLAEAYLHLQLHAKRSFFLYPTDKPLLRRIEARLAQERRDRNLRSRSSSNASTTSSTALPSPTSASRWKPWGFMRGGGGQVEEKRQEEAPAPVPRGASQPVEAARRLAAEDQPQGSNQAAQEAKVWFDDKRFDGFPSRILPFLYLGNLEHASNAFMLSALGITHVVSVGESLLDVPSEHDPMHGYIGANTLASEARAGRIQVLDLADVRDDGNDPLRPVIARACEWMEQARAAGGSVLVHCRVGVSRSASIVMAYLMKYRRMGLMDAYLVTRARRLNVLIQPNLRFFHELFGWEAELARTEAEEREERRKEAESKGVRSPEALALLDNELPPRPILYSWPTFCRDVHCLNRRFLCN is encoded by the exons ATGAGCGTAGTcatgccgctgccccccgccccggcgccgcggtacgccttctcgcgctcgtcgacacccggcgctggtgcgcgcgggtcgtcgcccacgcccccCTCATCGGCGCGCTTACACTCGCGCCCGGCAACCCCGCCCCCAGGTAGCAGTGCACTGCTGCCAGGCTCAGGCTCGGGGCTTAATGGCCTGCCtgcgcacctcctcgccacgaGCAACGGCCTGCAGGCACTGCACACCATCTCGGCCCCACCAACCCCCATCAACACGACGCACCTCGTGCCGCTCCCGcccgcgaccccgccgctctctccgctcgccgcgccgggcaTGGAGCGATGCCGCTCGTCAGAGGCAGTCCTCtcccacggccaccaccacacccgaAACAaccacacgcacgccgcggctAGGGATACTGCTTCGGGCAGTATGAGCGTTGATACCACCCCGCGAAAGGCGCACCATTTGCTCTTCCCGACAGGCGCCCTACCGCCCATCGATCTCTCGTCAgcgcaggtcgaggacgagaagcaAGAGGAGCATGACGACGcagaggtcgtcgacgaggacgagaaccAAGTGGACATTGCAGCTGCAGCCGAGGCAGctgtcgcggcgcgcgacgcgtccgagATTGCACCCGACGAGCGCATGGATatcgacgaggtcgaggtccccatccccgagctcgggcgacccacgagcgacgagtcggcaGTATGGGGCATGCCCAAGTGGGGTTTGGAAGACGAACGGCCACAGGTGCGCCCTGGCGTGCGCCTCGTTGGAATGGAGGAGCTTCctgccctcgtcgagcgccacTCTCTGCTCGACACGCCAAGCCAAGTCCTCTTCCCCTGGCTCCATGGCATCGCCGATGACGGTGCAAAGGGCAGGGAGATGGGGGCTTTCTTCGGCTACGGCCCTCCCTTTGAGCCGCCCCCTTACCGTGGCCTATCAGTCGTGCTCGCACCGCCACATCCACTGGACCGTACCGTCCACTCACCGACGGGGACGGTGCATGAGCAGCCGCGGCCGGCACCGCAGCGTATCCCCGCTGATGGCATCCtctcgtcaagctcgagcggctcgtACAAGTCCAACGGTGGCGCCACTaccgactcgagctcgccgaccaccaccgccgaaTCCCTCGCTCCACACACGCCCACGTCGACTCTTGTCAAGCTCTCCGAGGGCCtggttgtcgtcgccgaggtcgactcCGACGGAGACAATGAagtcaccgaggccgacgtcgccatGCACCCTTGCGAGTCGAAACGCGTCTCgcccctcgtcggcagcatGACCCTGCCCCTGTCCCCCGGTGCGGCGGCTACTGCCCGCCTCGAGTCGCCTCCCGAGGCCATCCTCGACGATGGCAGCGAgtcggactcggactcgttcatgtccgaggaggagacgcgCCCCACATCCATTCTCCTCAATGCCGTTCATGCCCAGGACATTTTCGAGCTCCCCATGTTCCCCAGCCAGCCGGGCCGTCGCCCGAGCTATGCTCGCACACCAAGCGACCAAACTGGACACAGCCGCCCCGCAGGCCACTTCCGTTTGCCACGTCTGCCGAACCAGATTAACCTTCGTAACCTTCACATTCAGCAGATCAAGTACGCTTCCGTCTCTGACATTATCATCTACACCCGCAACGGTGTCGGTCCCGGTGTCTTGGAGATTGCCGAGGCCGTTGCCAATGCCCAGGACGAGCTCTACCAGCAGCGCCTCCACGAGTTCTACGAGCACTTTTCGGGCCGTGGCGAAGGCGAGGGACTCGACCGTCCCGTCAAGTACGGCGTGTGGGTCCTCGTCGAACCAttcgccaagctcgagcgctTCTGCCCCCAGTTTGTCAACATCGACTCGGAAGGCAACCAGACGCAAAACTCTCGTCAGGTCGACCTCTTTGAGCGCGAAGCATACGAGAGCCGTGCCATGACTCGTGCCACCCAAGTCCTCGACGGTTTCTGGGTAGGCAACGATACCGATGTACCaggcggtgccgacgacggtgctgGGACTCAAGTTCCCTTCGAATTGTGTGTGAAGGCATCAGAATGCTCCGACATGCCGTCGACAGCAACCCTGGCCATGACGTACCGCCAACTCGTCGCACTCGATCGCTCCCGCcagtcgtccgagtcggaaTCTTCCTGGTCGTCTTCGCCTGCCACGTTGGCGCTTCGCAACCTCTTGTCGCCTTCTGGCTCGTCGCAGCCGACCCCTGCCCTCCCTGAGCCGCGCACCAGCATCCTCGGCACATCGCCCGACGAGAGCCACATCTATGCCCAGCAGCACGCTGCGGAGAACCACTATGTGGCACTCGAGTGTGCTGGCTCGTGCCGCACCATCACTGGCCAGATGCGCAACCTGGCCACCATGACCGAGaaggtcctcgagctcatcaGCTTCCTCCGCAAGGTTGTCGAGGGCCGCGACAAGACTGGCGTCAAGCGTCTAGTCCTCGTTCACTGCCAGGACGGCTACACCGAGTCGAGCATCGTCGTGCTCAGCTACATCATGTCAGCGCTCGGTGTTTCACTTGCCGAGGCGTACCTCCATCTCCAGCTCCACGCCAAGCGGTCATTCTTCCTTTACCCCACGGACAAGCCCCTGCTTCGCAGGATAGAGGCTCGTCTGGCGCAagagcgccgcgaccgcaACCTCAGATCACGGTCCTCGTCCAACGCCTCgaccacgtcgtcgacggcactCCCCAGCCCGACGTCTGCATCGCGTTGGAAGCCTTGGGGCTTTATgcgtggcggtggcggacaggtcgaggagaagcgccAAGAGGAAGCCCCTGCTCCAGTTCCCAGAGGCGCTTCGCAGCCCGTCGAAGCTGCCCGCCGGCTTGCGGCAGAGGACCAGCCGCAGGGATCCAACCAGGCGGCACAGGAAGCCAAGGTCTGGTTTGACGACAAGCGCTTTGATGGCTTCCCGTCTAGGATCCTTCCATTCCTCTACCTCGGCAATTTGGAGCACGCCAGCAACGCCTTCATGCTGAGCGCGCTGGGCATCACCCACGTTGTGTCAGTCGGCGAgagcctgctcgacgtccCGTCTGAACACGATCCGATGCACGGCTACATTGGCGCCAACACCTTGGCCTCAGAAGCCCGCGCAGGGCGCATCCAAGT TCTGGACCTGGCCGATGTCAGAGATGACGGCAACGACCCGCTGCGCCCAGTGATCGCTCGCGCTTGCGAGTGGATggagcaggcgcgcgctgcaggcgGTAGCGTCCTTGTGCATTGT CGTGTCGGTGTCTCGCGTAGCGCGAGTATTGTG ATGGCCTACCTGATGAAGTACCGACGCATGGGCCTCATGGACGCTTATCTAGtcactcgcgcgcgtcgtttGAATG TTCTCATCCAACCCAACCTGCGCTTCTTCCACGAGTTGTTTGGTtgggaggccgagctcgctcgtaccgaagccgaggagcgcgaggagcgaaGGAAAGAGGCGGAGAGCAAGGGTGTGCGCAGCCCCGAAGCACTGGCTCTCCTGGACAATGAACTTCCACCCCGGCCCATCCTGTACTCTTGGCCCACCTTCTGCCGGGACGTG CACTGCCTGAACCGCCGCTTCCTCTGCAACTAG